A window from Pseudomonas kribbensis encodes these proteins:
- a CDS encoding TolC family outer membrane protein: protein MRSPLFKALPFALAASFAQAQSLPEAMQQALDVHPEIQAGVNSRLAADYQLKAAKGGYLPKVDLLGGYGREGTDSVTTRANGGGNHWETLNRGESSVRLSQMVFDGFATSSEVGRQQATVNSRAYALLGTSERTALTVAQVYLDVLTRREFVRLAEENLKSHQRIYDQIQLRTQRGVGSGADLDQAEARMAQARNNLITEQTNLADSETNFLSAVGQMPDQLERPAPFMAMMPANLNEARAQMLENSPILRSAESDIAAAEKQYETAKSTFYPRFDAELGRTADNDLDGQNGHNNEWQAMLRMRFNLYSGGSNKADLESKSYLSNQALDIRNNALRQLNEELGLAWNALNNANAQVPIAQQYVDHSTAVRTAYQRQFSLGERTLLDLLDSENELFTASRRLAEIKNIQLFTQYRIKATMGELLKSQGVVAPMASVVQNDVKPKVQLPGMN, encoded by the coding sequence ATGCGTTCGCCCCTGTTCAAGGCTCTACCTTTCGCTCTCGCCGCGTCTTTTGCTCAAGCACAATCCTTACCGGAAGCCATGCAACAGGCACTGGATGTCCATCCGGAAATCCAGGCAGGGGTCAACAGTCGATTGGCTGCGGATTATCAGTTAAAGGCTGCCAAAGGTGGATACCTGCCCAAGGTCGACCTGCTCGGCGGTTATGGCCGTGAAGGCACCGACAGCGTCACCACCCGTGCCAACGGCGGCGGCAATCACTGGGAAACCCTGAATCGTGGCGAGTCGAGTGTGCGATTGTCGCAAATGGTTTTTGACGGTTTTGCGACGTCCAGCGAAGTCGGGCGTCAACAAGCCACCGTCAACTCCCGCGCCTACGCTTTGCTTGGCACTTCCGAGCGCACTGCGCTGACGGTCGCCCAGGTTTACCTGGATGTGCTGACCCGCCGCGAATTCGTGCGCCTGGCCGAGGAAAACCTCAAGAGTCACCAGCGCATCTACGATCAGATCCAGTTGCGCACCCAGCGTGGCGTCGGCAGCGGTGCCGACCTCGACCAGGCCGAAGCGCGGATGGCCCAGGCCCGCAACAACCTGATCACCGAGCAGACCAACCTGGCCGACTCGGAAACCAACTTCCTCAGCGCCGTCGGCCAGATGCCCGATCAACTGGAGCGTCCGGCGCCGTTCATGGCGATGATGCCGGCCAACCTCAATGAGGCCCGCGCGCAGATGCTGGAAAACAGCCCGATCCTGCGTTCGGCCGAGTCCGACATCGCCGCTGCCGAAAAGCAGTACGAAACCGCCAAGTCGACCTTCTACCCGCGTTTCGACGCCGAGCTGGGCCGCACCGCCGACAACGACCTCGACGGCCAGAACGGTCACAACAATGAATGGCAGGCGATGCTGCGCATGCGCTTCAACCTGTACTCCGGTGGCAGCAACAAGGCGGATCTGGAATCCAAGTCCTACCTGTCGAACCAGGCGCTGGACATCCGCAACAACGCCCTGCGCCAGTTGAACGAAGAACTGGGCCTGGCCTGGAACGCCCTGAATAACGCCAATGCCCAGGTGCCGATCGCTCAGCAGTACGTTGATCACAGCACCGCAGTGCGTACCGCGTACCAGCGCCAGTTCAGCCTCGGCGAGCGAACCCTGCTGGATTTGCTCGACAGTGAAAACGAACTGTTCACCGCTTCGCGCCGTCTGGCCGAGATCAAGAACATTCAGTTATTTACTCAATACCGAATCAAGGCGACCATGGGCGAGTTGCTCAAGAGCCAGGGAGTGGTCGCACCGATGGCATCCGTTGTGCAGAACGACGTGAAGCCCAAGGTTCAACTGCCCGGGATGAATTGA
- a CDS encoding type I secretion system permease/ATPase has product MESEVSRVHLSHDPRALHDDPLLDGLLALCMLHQKPASAAMLTTGLPLPKQRLSVELLPRAAARAGLQGRVLQRKLEEIPAIAMPALLLLKDGRSAVLLGWQGENEARVLLSESDGGESLVNRELLADDYLGKVFFAQPQHKFDVNHGTLIPRARSWFRDTLKRSRWLYADAIAASFLINIIAMAAPLFVMNVYDRVVPNQAEATLWVLALGITGAYLFDLILKSLRSLCLDLAGKKTDLIISATLFERIVGMAMKYRPARVGSFAQNIHEFQSLRDFLASLTLTSLIDLPFTILIFIVIAILGGHLVWIPVLAFPIALLIGYALQKPLVATMERTMALGAERQSSLIETLAGLDAVKVNNAESERQYQWEQTIGTLSRLELRVKMLSGLAMNITLLIQQLAGVIMIVFGVYQIIAGNLSMGGLIACYMLSGRALSPLASLSGLLTRYQQARVTMTSVDQMMELPQERNFEERPLSRKVLQGAIECRQLNFTYPDQQNPALKNINLVIRPGEKIGIIGRSGSGKSSLAKLLVGLYQPDDGALLVDGVDIRQIDVSELRYNIGYVPQDIQLLAGTLRDNLISGARYVEDELVLQAAELAGVHEFARLHPQGYELQVGERGQNLSGGQRQNVALARALLLNPPILLLDEPTSAMDNTGEERLKQRLAAVVENKTVVLVTHRASLLSLVDRLLVVDRGQILADGPKAAVMEALKKGQISVA; this is encoded by the coding sequence GTGGAATCAGAAGTCAGTCGAGTTCATCTCAGTCATGATCCACGCGCGTTGCACGACGATCCGTTACTGGATGGTCTGCTCGCCCTTTGCATGCTGCACCAGAAACCCGCCAGCGCGGCGATGCTGACCACCGGCCTGCCGCTGCCCAAGCAACGCCTGAGTGTCGAACTGCTGCCCCGTGCAGCGGCACGCGCCGGGTTGCAGGGGCGGGTGTTGCAACGCAAGCTGGAAGAAATTCCGGCCATCGCCATGCCGGCGCTGTTGCTGCTCAAGGATGGCCGCAGTGCCGTCCTGCTCGGCTGGCAGGGAGAGAACGAAGCCCGGGTGCTGCTCAGCGAAAGCGATGGCGGCGAGTCTCTGGTCAACCGTGAGCTGCTGGCCGACGACTACCTCGGCAAAGTGTTCTTCGCCCAGCCCCAGCACAAATTCGACGTCAACCACGGCACGCTGATCCCGCGCGCCCGCTCGTGGTTCCGCGACACCCTCAAGCGCTCGCGCTGGCTGTATGCCGACGCCATCGCCGCCAGTTTCCTGATCAACATCATCGCCATGGCCGCCCCGCTGTTCGTGATGAACGTCTACGACCGCGTGGTGCCGAACCAGGCCGAGGCGACCCTGTGGGTACTTGCACTGGGCATCACCGGCGCCTACCTGTTCGACCTGATCCTCAAGAGCCTGCGCAGCCTGTGCCTGGATCTGGCCGGCAAGAAAACCGACCTGATCATCTCCGCCACGCTGTTCGAACGCATCGTCGGCATGGCCATGAAATACCGGCCGGCGCGGGTCGGCAGCTTTGCCCAGAACATCCATGAGTTCCAGAGCCTGCGCGACTTCCTCGCCTCGCTGACCCTGACCAGCCTGATCGATTTGCCGTTCACCATCCTGATCTTCATCGTCATCGCCATTCTCGGCGGGCATCTGGTGTGGATTCCGGTGCTGGCCTTCCCGATTGCCCTGCTGATCGGCTATGCGTTGCAGAAGCCGCTGGTGGCCACCATGGAGCGCACCATGGCGCTGGGCGCCGAGCGTCAGTCGAGCCTGATCGAAACCCTCGCCGGCCTCGACGCGGTGAAGGTCAACAACGCCGAAAGCGAACGCCAGTACCAGTGGGAACAGACCATCGGCACCCTCAGCCGCCTCGAGCTGCGGGTGAAAATGCTTTCCGGCCTGGCGATGAACATCACCCTGCTGATCCAGCAACTGGCCGGGGTGATCATGATCGTTTTCGGCGTGTACCAGATCATCGCCGGCAACCTGAGCATGGGCGGCCTTATCGCTTGCTACATGCTCAGTGGCCGCGCACTGAGCCCGCTGGCGTCGCTGTCCGGTCTGCTGACCCGCTATCAACAGGCGCGGGTGACCATGACTTCGGTCGACCAGATGATGGAGTTGCCGCAGGAGCGCAATTTCGAAGAACGCCCGCTGAGCCGCAAGGTGCTGCAAGGCGCCATCGAATGCCGTCAGCTCAACTTCACCTACCCCGATCAACAGAACCCGGCGCTGAAGAACATCAACCTGGTGATCCGTCCCGGCGAGAAGATCGGCATCATCGGCCGCAGCGGCTCGGGCAAGAGTTCGCTGGCCAAACTGTTGGTGGGCCTGTATCAGCCGGACGACGGCGCGTTGCTGGTGGACGGCGTCGACATCCGCCAGATCGACGTCAGCGAGCTGCGCTACAACATTGGCTACGTGCCGCAGGACATCCAGCTTCTGGCCGGCACCCTGCGCGACAACCTGATTTCCGGCGCCCGTTACGTCGAGGACGAGTTGGTGCTGCAAGCCGCCGAACTGGCTGGCGTGCATGAATTCGCCCGCCTGCACCCGCAGGGTTATGAACTGCAAGTCGGCGAACGCGGGCAGAACCTGTCCGGCGGCCAGCGGCAGAACGTCGCCCTGGCCCGGGCGCTGTTGCTCAATCCGCCGATCCTGCTGCTCGACGAGCCGACCAGCGCCATGGACAACACCGGCGAAGAACGCCTCAAGCAACGCCTCGCTGCAGTCGTTGAAAACAAGACCGTGGTGCTGGTGACGCACCGGGCATCACTGCTGTCGCTGGTGGATCGCCTGCTGGTGGTCGACCGTGGACAGATTCTCGCCGATGGCCCGAAAGCCGCCGTGATGGAAGCGTTGAAGAAGGGGCAGATCAGTGTTGCTTAA
- a CDS encoding HlyD family type I secretion periplasmic adaptor subunit, with protein MLLKSGFKDSIRRYFKGSASLQGQPLPEVNKALIEDAPRVVRLTIWAIIGFFVFLMLWANFAVIDEVTKGDGKAIPSSKIQKIQNLEGGIVSELFVKEGQIVEAGAPLVRLDDTRFASNVGETEADRLSMLLRVERLSAEVDDRPLNFPEDVLKAVPGQAKSEESLYVSRRQQLHDEVGGLQEQLIQRQQELREFTSKQAQYRQQLGLQRQEINMSEPLVAQGAVSPVEVLRLKRAEVETRGQLDATTLAIPRAESAIKEVQRKIDETRGKFRSDALTQLNEARTDLNKAQATGKALEDRVSRTLVTSPVRGIVNKMLVNTIGGVIQPGSDLLEIVPLDDTLLVEAKIRPQDIAFLHPGQDATVKFTAYDYTIYGGLKAKLEQIGADTITDEDKKTTYYIIKLRTERSHLGTDEKPLLIIPGMVASVDIITGKKTVLSYLLKPIIRARAEALHER; from the coding sequence GTGTTGCTTAAGTCGGGTTTCAAGGATTCGATCCGTCGCTACTTCAAGGGCTCCGCATCGTTGCAGGGCCAGCCGCTGCCGGAGGTCAACAAGGCCTTGATCGAGGACGCGCCGCGCGTGGTGCGCCTGACGATCTGGGCGATCATCGGTTTCTTCGTGTTCCTGATGCTGTGGGCCAACTTCGCCGTTATCGACGAAGTGACCAAGGGCGACGGCAAGGCGATTCCCTCGTCGAAGATCCAGAAAATCCAGAACCTCGAGGGCGGTATCGTCTCCGAGCTGTTCGTCAAGGAAGGCCAGATCGTCGAGGCCGGCGCACCGCTGGTTCGTCTGGACGACACGCGCTTCGCCTCCAACGTTGGCGAAACCGAAGCCGATCGACTGTCGATGCTGCTGCGGGTCGAGCGCCTGAGCGCCGAGGTCGATGACCGGCCGCTGAATTTCCCCGAGGACGTGCTCAAGGCCGTGCCGGGTCAGGCCAAGAGTGAAGAGTCGCTGTACGTCAGCCGTCGCCAGCAACTGCACGATGAAGTCGGCGGCTTGCAGGAGCAGTTGATCCAGCGCCAGCAAGAACTGCGCGAATTCACCTCGAAGCAGGCGCAGTACCGCCAGCAACTGGGCCTGCAACGCCAGGAAATCAACATGTCCGAGCCGCTGGTGGCTCAGGGCGCGGTGTCGCCGGTGGAAGTGCTGCGACTCAAGCGTGCCGAAGTGGAAACCCGTGGCCAGCTCGACGCCACCACCCTGGCAATCCCGCGTGCCGAATCGGCGATCAAGGAAGTCCAGCGCAAGATCGACGAGACTCGCGGCAAGTTCCGCAGCGACGCCCTGACCCAGCTAAACGAAGCCCGCACCGACCTGAACAAGGCCCAGGCTACCGGCAAGGCGCTGGAAGACCGGGTCAGCCGTACGCTCGTTACCTCGCCGGTACGGGGTATCGTCAACAAGATGCTGGTCAACACCATCGGCGGCGTGATCCAGCCGGGCAGCGACCTGCTGGAAATCGTGCCGCTGGACGACACCTTGCTGGTCGAAGCGAAGATCCGCCCGCAGGACATCGCGTTCCTGCACCCGGGGCAGGACGCGACGGTGAAATTCACCGCCTATGACTACACCATCTATGGCGGGCTGAAGGCGAAACTCGAGCAGATCGGCGCCGACACCATTACCGATGAAGACAAGAAAACCACTTACTACATCATCAAACTGCGCACCGAGCGCAGCCATCTCGGCACTGACGAGAAGCCGCTGCTGATCATCCCGGGGATGGTGGCGTCGGTGGACATCATCACCGGCAAGAAGACCGTGCTGAGCTACCTGCTCAAGCCGATCATCCGGGCGCGGGCCGAGGCTTTGCACGAGCGGTAA
- a CDS encoding TauD/TfdA dioxygenase family protein: protein MSAATATPSAATAAPQTFEIRPFSGAVGAEIIGLDLTRPVNDEDFARIHRAHLDHHVVVFRDQRITPQQQIDFSRRFGVLQIHVLKQFLLANHPEILIVSNIVENGQNIGLGDAGKFWHSDLSYKELPSLGSMLHAQELPSEGGDTLFADMHKAWDSLPDALRKAVEGRSAAHSYTARYSETKFEGNWRPTLTPEQLAQVAEVVHPVVRTHPENGRKALFVSEGFTTRIVGLPEDESKQLLDELYAHSVLPQNIYRHQWQPHDLVFWDNRSLIHLAAGCPAHLRRKLYRTTIQGDAPF, encoded by the coding sequence ATGTCCGCAGCTACTGCTACCCCAAGCGCCGCGACTGCCGCGCCGCAAACCTTCGAAATCCGCCCGTTCAGCGGTGCCGTCGGTGCCGAAATCATCGGCCTCGACCTGACCCGTCCGGTCAACGACGAGGACTTCGCCCGCATTCACCGCGCGCACCTCGATCACCACGTCGTGGTGTTCCGCGACCAGCGCATCACCCCGCAACAGCAGATCGATTTCAGCCGCCGCTTCGGCGTGTTGCAGATCCATGTGCTCAAGCAGTTCCTGCTGGCCAATCATCCGGAAATCCTCATCGTTTCCAACATCGTCGAGAACGGCCAGAACATCGGCCTCGGTGATGCCGGCAAGTTCTGGCACTCGGACCTTTCCTATAAAGAACTGCCGAGCCTCGGCTCGATGCTGCACGCCCAGGAGCTGCCGTCCGAAGGCGGCGACACCCTGTTCGCCGACATGCACAAAGCCTGGGACAGCCTGCCCGACGCCCTGCGCAAAGCCGTCGAAGGCCGCTCGGCTGCGCATTCCTACACCGCGCGTTACAGCGAAACCAAATTCGAAGGCAACTGGCGCCCGACCCTGACCCCGGAGCAATTGGCTCAGGTCGCCGAGGTCGTGCACCCGGTGGTTCGTACCCACCCGGAAAACGGCCGCAAGGCGTTGTTCGTTAGCGAAGGCTTCACCACCCGCATCGTCGGTCTGCCGGAAGACGAGAGCAAACAACTGCTCGATGAGCTCTACGCCCACAGCGTGCTGCCGCAGAACATCTATCGCCATCAATGGCAGCCCCACGACCTGGTGTTCTGGGACAACCGCTCGCTGATCCATCTTGCCGCCGGCTGCCCTGCGCACCTGCGCCGCAAGTTGTATCGCACCACCATCCAGGGCGACGCGCCTTTCTGA
- a CDS encoding ABC transporter substrate-binding protein produces MSKRLPFAPLAAAIGLGFSLIAGSLVAPTVAHAEGEIRIAEQFGIVYLLLNVVRDQGLIEKYGKQEGLDIKVDWTQLSGGAAVNDALLSGSIDIAGAGVGPLLTIWDRTHGKQNVKAVASLGNFPYYLVSNNPKVKTIADFTEKDRIAVPAVGVSVQSRFLQYAAAKQWGDKEFNRLDKYTIAVPHPDATAALIAGGTELTGHFSNPPFQDQALENPNVHVVLNSYDVLGPNSPTVLFATEKFRNENPKTYKAFVDALTEAAQFAQNDKGAAADTYIRVTKAKIDRAELLKIIDNPQFEFSVTPKNTYPLAEFLYRVGAIKNKPESWKDYFFQDAKPLQGS; encoded by the coding sequence ATGTCCAAACGTCTTCCATTCGCGCCGCTGGCGGCGGCCATCGGCCTCGGTTTCAGCCTGATCGCCGGCAGCCTGGTGGCGCCGACCGTGGCCCACGCCGAAGGTGAAATCCGCATCGCCGAACAGTTCGGCATTGTCTATTTATTGCTCAATGTGGTGCGCGATCAGGGATTGATCGAGAAGTACGGCAAGCAGGAAGGCCTCGACATCAAGGTCGACTGGACCCAGTTGTCCGGCGGCGCTGCAGTCAACGATGCGCTGCTCTCCGGCTCGATCGACATTGCCGGCGCCGGCGTCGGCCCATTGTTGACGATCTGGGACCGCACCCACGGCAAGCAGAACGTCAAAGCCGTGGCCTCGCTGGGCAACTTCCCTTACTACCTCGTCAGCAACAATCCCAAGGTCAAAACCATCGCCGACTTCACCGAGAAGGACCGCATCGCGGTGCCGGCGGTTGGTGTTTCCGTGCAGTCGCGCTTCCTGCAATACGCGGCGGCCAAGCAGTGGGGCGACAAGGAATTCAATCGCCTCGACAAGTACACCATCGCCGTTCCGCACCCGGACGCCACCGCCGCGTTGATTGCCGGCGGCACCGAACTGACCGGGCATTTCTCCAATCCGCCGTTCCAGGATCAGGCGCTGGAAAATCCGAACGTGCACGTCGTACTCAATTCCTATGACGTGCTCGGCCCGAACTCGCCGACCGTGTTGTTCGCCACCGAGAAATTCCGCAACGAGAACCCGAAAACCTACAAGGCATTTGTCGATGCCCTGACCGAAGCCGCGCAGTTTGCACAGAACGATAAAGGCGCAGCGGCGGACACCTATATCCGCGTGACCAAAGCCAAGATCGACCGCGCCGAGCTGCTGAAAATCATCGACAACCCGCAGTTCGAATTCAGCGTCACGCCGAAAAACACCTACCCGCTCGCCGAGTTCCTCTACCGCGTCGGCGCGATCAAGAACAAACCCGAATCGTGGAAGGACTACTTCTTCCAGGACGCCAAACCGCTGCAAGGGAGCTGA
- a CDS encoding ABC transporter ATP-binding protein: MNAPLQGHAASNPIATAQALLAVDHVSLEYRTPQRVVRATHQVSFEVDQQDRFVLLGPSGCGKSTLLKAVAGFIAPCEGEIRLQGQRVDAPGPDRIVVFQEFDQLPPWKTVKQNVMFPLLASRTLKKKEAEERALHYLEKVGLTAFADAYPHTLSGGMKARVAIARALAMQPKILLMDEPFAALDALTRRKMQEELLLLWEEVRFTLLFVTHSIEEALVVGNRILLLSPHPGRVRAEVHSHQYDLQSLGGVAFQESARRIHRLLFDEGQSPETEREHDFNDIRIAY; the protein is encoded by the coding sequence ATGAACGCCCCTTTGCAAGGCCACGCGGCCAGCAACCCGATCGCCACGGCGCAGGCGCTGCTGGCGGTCGACCACGTCAGCCTCGAATACCGCACGCCGCAACGTGTCGTGCGCGCCACCCATCAGGTCAGTTTCGAAGTCGATCAACAGGATCGTTTCGTGCTGCTCGGGCCGTCCGGCTGCGGCAAGTCGACCTTGCTCAAAGCCGTCGCCGGGTTCATTGCGCCGTGCGAGGGCGAGATCCGTCTGCAAGGCCAGCGCGTCGACGCGCCGGGGCCGGACCGGATTGTGGTGTTTCAGGAATTCGATCAACTGCCACCGTGGAAAACCGTCAAACAGAACGTGATGTTTCCGCTGCTGGCTTCGCGCACCTTGAAGAAAAAGGAAGCCGAGGAGCGTGCGCTGCACTATCTGGAAAAGGTCGGTCTGACGGCGTTCGCCGATGCCTATCCGCACACCTTGTCCGGCGGCATGAAGGCGCGGGTGGCGATCGCCCGGGCGCTGGCGATGCAGCCGAAAATCCTGCTGATGGACGAGCCGTTCGCCGCACTGGACGCCCTGACCCGGCGCAAGATGCAGGAAGAATTGCTGCTGCTCTGGGAGGAGGTGCGTTTCACCCTGCTGTTCGTCACCCACTCGATTGAAGAAGCGCTGGTGGTGGGCAATCGCATCCTGTTGCTGTCGCCGCATCCGGGGCGGGTGAGGGCGGAAGTGCACAGTCATCAATACGATCTGCAAAGCCTCGGTGGCGTGGCGTTTCAGGAGTCGGCGCGACGCATTCACCGCTTGCTGTTCGATGAAGGGCAGTCGCCGGAAACCGAGCGCGAGCACGATTTCAACGACATTCGCATCGCTTATTGA
- a CDS encoding ABC transporter permease: protein MSHSSSVRQEFENNLQPLTSVPVERELPLGQRLWQQGWLRKSVILILLAVLWEVVARVQNNDLLLPSFLQTSHALYDGLLSGELLGKVWISLVVLLKGYLIGIVLAFALTTLAVSTQFGRDLLSTLTSMFNPLPAIALLPLALLWFGLGQNSLIFVLVHSVLWALALNTYAGFLGVSETLRMAGRNYGLKGMRFVLFILIPAALPSILAGLKIGWAFAWRTLIAAELVFGATSGKGGLGWYIFQNRNELYTDKVFAGLAVVILIGLLVENLVFDTLERVTVKRWGMQR from the coding sequence ATGAGCCATTCATCATCCGTACGTCAAGAATTCGAAAACAATCTGCAACCACTGACCAGCGTGCCGGTGGAGCGCGAGCTGCCGCTCGGCCAGCGCCTATGGCAACAGGGCTGGCTGCGTAAAAGCGTGATCCTGATTTTGCTCGCCGTGCTCTGGGAAGTGGTCGCCCGGGTGCAGAACAACGACCTGCTGCTGCCGAGCTTTTTGCAGACCAGTCATGCGCTGTACGACGGCCTGCTCAGCGGCGAACTGCTGGGCAAGGTGTGGATTTCGCTGGTGGTGCTGCTCAAGGGTTACCTGATCGGCATCGTCCTGGCCTTCGCCCTGACCACGCTGGCGGTCTCGACCCAATTCGGCCGGGACTTGCTGAGTACCCTGACCTCGATGTTCAACCCGCTGCCGGCGATTGCGCTGCTGCCGCTGGCCTTGCTGTGGTTCGGCCTGGGCCAGAACAGCCTGATTTTCGTGCTGGTGCATTCGGTGCTCTGGGCGCTGGCGCTGAACACTTACGCCGGATTTCTCGGCGTCTCGGAAACCCTGCGCATGGCCGGGCGTAACTACGGTCTGAAGGGCATGCGCTTCGTGTTGTTCATCCTGATTCCGGCGGCGCTGCCGTCGATCCTCGCCGGGCTGAAAATCGGCTGGGCCTTCGCCTGGCGCACCCTGATCGCCGCCGAACTGGTGTTCGGCGCCACCAGCGGCAAGGGTGGATTGGGTTGGTATATCTTCCAGAACCGCAACGAGCTGTACACCGACAAGGTGTTTGCCGGTCTGGCCGTGGTGATTCTCATTGGTCTACTGGTGGAAAACCTGGTGTTCGACACGCTGGAGCGGGTGACGGTGAAACGCTGGGGCATGCAGCGCTGA
- a CDS encoding LysR family transcriptional regulator, translating into MQLPDMNLLVALDALLDEGSVVGAARRMNLSPAAMSRTLTRIREAIGDPILVRAGRGLVPTPKALELREQVRDVVEQAALLFRSADAVELGTLRRRFSIRANDFFVGVYGGKLFDTLDQLAPHCELRFVPEGDGDDEALREGRIDLSVSNTRPVTPEVKVQNLFSTHFVGLVREDHPLLDGEITAERYAGFSHISMSRRGIARGPIDTALNALGLERRVAVIAPSFHAAMFALPDSDLILPVPKEALLSVRRLGLKLRSFDLPIPLPTLMLTQAWHPRFDKDPAHRWLRETLKTCCDETWLAAQP; encoded by the coding sequence ATGCAACTCCCGGACATGAACCTCTTGGTCGCCCTCGACGCCTTGCTCGACGAGGGCAGCGTGGTCGGCGCCGCGCGGCGGATGAACCTCAGCCCGGCGGCCATGAGCCGCACGCTGACACGGATCCGCGAAGCCATCGGCGATCCGATTCTGGTGCGTGCCGGCCGGGGACTGGTGCCGACGCCCAAGGCGCTGGAACTGCGCGAGCAGGTGCGCGATGTGGTCGAGCAGGCGGCGTTGCTGTTTCGCTCGGCGGACGCCGTGGAGCTGGGCACTCTGCGCCGGCGCTTCAGCATTCGCGCCAACGACTTTTTCGTCGGCGTGTACGGCGGCAAGCTGTTCGACACCCTCGATCAACTGGCGCCGCACTGTGAGTTGCGCTTCGTCCCCGAGGGCGACGGCGACGATGAAGCCTTGCGCGAAGGGCGCATCGACCTGAGTGTCAGCAACACCCGCCCGGTGACGCCGGAAGTCAAAGTGCAGAACCTGTTTTCCACCCACTTCGTCGGTCTGGTGCGCGAGGACCATCCGCTGCTGGATGGTGAAATTACCGCTGAACGTTACGCCGGGTTTTCCCACATCAGCATGTCCCGCCGGGGCATCGCCCGTGGGCCTATCGACACCGCGCTGAATGCACTGGGCCTGGAGCGGCGGGTGGCCGTAATCGCGCCAAGTTTCCACGCGGCAATGTTCGCCCTGCCGGACTCCGACCTGATCCTGCCGGTGCCCAAGGAAGCGCTGCTCAGTGTGCGACGGCTGGGTTTGAAACTGCGCTCGTTCGATCTGCCGATCCCGCTGCCGACGCTGATGCTGACCCAGGCCTGGCACCCGCGTTTCGACAAGGATCCGGCCCACCGCTGGCTGCGGGAAACCCTGAAGACTTGCTGCGACGAAACCTGGCTGGCGGCGCAGCCCTGA